In Bacteriovorax stolpii, a single genomic region encodes these proteins:
- a CDS encoding response regulator, producing the protein MAIIKEQTFKILIASENMNFRNILAGKLRMLENFEVEFATGGFHLLHLLEHKKDYNMIICNEDMNDMSAQEIISLVRIEKAKAELPILFISKNGSEEEICDMVFMGANDYIVQTANFQPILERAQKYLHQMKANAA; encoded by the coding sequence ATGGCCATTATCAAAGAGCAGACATTTAAAATTCTTATAGCTAGCGAAAATATGAATTTTCGAAATATCCTGGCGGGAAAGCTGCGCATGCTTGAGAATTTTGAAGTTGAATTTGCCACAGGCGGCTTTCACCTGCTTCATCTCCTGGAGCACAAGAAAGACTACAACATGATTATCTGCAATGAAGATATGAATGATATGTCGGCCCAGGAAATCATCTCCCTTGTCAGAATAGAAAAAGCAAAAGCAGAATTACCAATTTTATTTATATCTAAAAATGGTAGCGAAGAAGAAATTTGCGACATGGTTTTCATGGGCGCCAATGACTACATCGTCCAAACAGCAAACTTTCAGCCCATTCTGGAGCGCGCCCAAAAATATCTTCATCAAATGAAGGCAAATGCGGCCTAA
- a CDS encoding isocitrate dehydrogenase (NADP(+)) produces the protein MTKIKVANPVVELDGDEMTRIIWKFIKEKLILPYLDVDIKYYDLGMEHRDATNDQVTVDAAEAIKKYNVGIKCATITPDEARVKEFNLKEMWKSPNGTIRNILDGTVFREPIICKNVPRLVPNWTAPIMIGRHAFGDQYRATDFVVPGKGKLTISFVGENGEKIEKEVYNFKGPGVALSMYNTDESIRGFAHSCFNMALSKKWPLYFSSKNTILKKYDGRFKDIFEEIYQADYKKKFESLGIVYEHRLIDDMVASALKWNGNFVWACKNYDGDVQSDTVAQGFGSLGLMTSVLVTPDGKTMEAEAAHGTVTRHYRMHQQGKPTSTNPIASIFAWTRGLNHRGKLDNNPALVHFCETLEKVCVETVESGKMTKDLAVCIYGDKVTADQYLTTEKFLDALDENLKKALKM, from the coding sequence ATGACAAAGATCAAAGTAGCTAACCCTGTGGTGGAGCTTGATGGCGATGAAATGACCAGAATCATCTGGAAGTTCATTAAAGAAAAACTAATTCTTCCGTACCTTGATGTAGATATTAAGTACTACGATCTTGGAATGGAGCACAGAGATGCAACTAACGATCAAGTGACTGTTGATGCTGCTGAAGCAATCAAGAAGTACAACGTTGGTATCAAGTGCGCGACAATCACTCCAGATGAAGCACGTGTAAAAGAATTCAACCTAAAAGAAATGTGGAAATCACCAAATGGTACAATCAGAAACATTCTTGATGGGACTGTATTTCGTGAACCAATCATTTGTAAAAACGTTCCTCGTCTAGTTCCAAACTGGACTGCACCAATCATGATCGGTCGTCACGCTTTCGGTGACCAGTACCGCGCAACTGATTTCGTCGTTCCAGGAAAAGGAAAACTGACGATTTCTTTCGTTGGAGAAAACGGCGAAAAGATCGAAAAAGAAGTTTATAACTTCAAAGGTCCAGGTGTTGCTCTTTCTATGTACAACACAGATGAGTCTATCAGAGGATTTGCTCACTCATGTTTCAACATGGCCCTTTCAAAAAAATGGCCATTGTATTTTTCATCGAAAAATACAATCTTAAAAAAGTACGACGGTCGCTTCAAAGACATCTTCGAAGAGATCTACCAAGCAGACTACAAGAAGAAATTCGAGTCTCTAGGAATCGTTTACGAACACAGACTAATCGACGATATGGTTGCCTCTGCTCTTAAGTGGAATGGTAACTTCGTTTGGGCATGTAAAAACTACGACGGTGACGTTCAGTCAGATACAGTTGCTCAAGGTTTCGGCTCTCTTGGACTTATGACTTCAGTTCTTGTCACTCCAGATGGAAAGACAATGGAAGCTGAAGCAGCTCACGGAACTGTAACTCGTCACTACAGAATGCACCAACAAGGAAAACCTACGTCAACGAACCCAATCGCTTCTATCTTTGCTTGGACTCGCGGTCTTAACCACAGAGGTAAGTTAGATAACAACCCTGCTCTAGTTCACTTCTGTGAAACTCTAGAGAAAGTTTGTGTTGAAACTGTTGAGTCTGGAAAAATGACTAAAGACCTTGCGGTTTGTATCTACGGTGACAAGGTAACAGCTGATCAGTATTTAACAACTGAGAAGTTCCTTGATGCTCTTGATGAAAACCTAAAAAAAGCACTTAAAATGTAA